In Arachis hypogaea cultivar Tifrunner chromosome 2, arahy.Tifrunner.gnm2.J5K5, whole genome shotgun sequence, a genomic segment contains:
- the LOC112720365 gene encoding uncharacterized protein — protein MASFGCSSAGLVLQRKLAMFSNIFKGSQQLLPSVAWKPEIVRYQYPCLSLILGEKSRKSQNEWLNLNQFANVDFTAQRPMLVDSQETFPNTIIFSFDIDECQQLFTPLSYHIGVTLKPLLDVFQDPALSSKIQVHPDGQVTFLGSAIQMKEFLSPVAELYLSQTSNKGEKQSILVPHFSRLIMNMYEAETRSHSSTMEIHSTITVPLRSPERVKAKPLKKKNKKVATERDLYKKNYLYACESLLSLMVDKRQHRKTAIISLKKSCPELPHLMTQFSVGIAVLLSVIYKLACGRVPFCTSKLLNTGFGFGLVWLSWAVSKQRDTIINISKNAGKLGLKDEGAIRKVDKSVKEVYFRAVALLALAILRLA, from the exons ATGGCTTCTTTTGGTTGCTCTTCAGCAGGGCTTGTCTTACAGCGAAAACTTGCCATGTTCAGCAACATTTTTAAG GGTTCTCAACAACTGTTGCCCTCTGTTGCATGGAAACCAGAGATCGTTAGATATCAATATCCTTGTCTTAGTCTGATTCTTGGCGAGAAATCAAGAAAATCACAAAATGAATGGTTAAATTTGAACCAGTTTGCCAATGTTGACTTCACAGCTCAAAGGCCTATGCTTGTTGATTCCCAAG AAACATTCCCAAACACAATTATTTTCAGCTTTGACATTGATGAGTGTCAACAACTGTTTACACCACTTAGCTATCATATTGGCGTTACCCTGAAGCCTTTGCTAGATGTTTTTCAAGACCCTGCTCTAAGTTCAAAGATACAAGTTCATCCAGATGGTCAAGTTACGTTTTTGGGTTCCGCGATTCAGATGAAAGAGTTTCTTTCTCCAGTTGCTGAGTTATACTTATCACAAACCTCAAATAAGGGAGAGAAACAGTCTATTCTTGTTCCACACTTCAGTAG GTTGATCATGAACATGTATGAAGCAGAAACCAGAAGTCATTCCTCCACAATGGAGATTCATTCTACAATAACTGTTCCTTTAAGAAG tCCTGAGAGAGTTAAAGCCAAGccattgaagaaaaagaacaagaaagttgCAACCGAGAGGGATCTCTACAAGAAGAACTACTTATACGCGTGTGAGAGTCTTCTATCCTTGATGGTTGACAAGAGACAGCACCGGAAAACAGCAATTATCTCGCTAAAGAAATCTTGCCCCGAGCTTCCACACCTAATGACACAATTTTCTGTTGGCATTGCTGTACTGCTTTCTGTCATCTATAAACTCGCATGTGGGAGAGTTCCCTTTTGCACATCTAAGCTCTTAAACACTGGATTTGGATTCGGGCTAGTTTGGCTTTCTTGGGCAGTAAGCAAGCAAAGGGATACAATCATCAACATAAGCAAGAATGCCGGGAAGTTAGGACTAAAAGATGAGGGAGCAATTCGAAAGGTGGATAAGAGTGTAAAAGAAGTTTACTTTCGAGCTGTGGCATTGCTAGCTCTGGCTATACTGAGGCTTGCTTGA